The Acetomicrobium flavidum genome window below encodes:
- a CDS encoding TonB-dependent receptor plug domain-containing protein, with amino-acid sequence MKSVTRFLVLIISLCASLFFAHALFAQEGPVTVAPELVTGSRLAESLDEVPQATYVITADEIERSGAKSLSEVLDKIPGISTLRKNSWAQDDSLRMRGVATEILVLVDGVPYYNASYGADMFNVDLRSIPLESVERIEVVKGAGSALYGSMAAAGVINIITKTPDKYKASILAEGGSNDWRRYSASAGIKGDIFDVGIRYNHREEGEVPVRYDVFSNKILKALDYDEDSASVNLSKGNWRFGADFGSYDSKWEAGNPLIDKQKNDYKRFYLKYADLRNEIVAYAHFLDKEYDQGGTEVFYDDFTSEKVKRLLPYDYNEDIWGLEFTQKSSIGEVPLAWGVAYRFEKLSANGDGLIVDNDKKTYSIDKFSYKGERYNIAPFAQFSFALGDVLMDIGLRYENWDVDGGKDESEFTPKISFYRQDDSGKLWYLTAGKFFAMPSLYQLYAKEAMVEPNPNLVPEKGYAYDLGLKDPNNKWNIGLFYVEIDDKIKWDDGKYINLAEFRSWGIEGYFEKPFTSNLKWVNGITWQNAEEKRTSNTPWQKGGTPQLELYSELNYDSGPWFGSLSAHYYGKREKDGYDGPADDDFVIVDALLSYSAKNDKISLVAYNIFDKEYIVDTYGFIGPERRVYLTLEHLF; translated from the coding sequence ATGAAGTCGGTCACGCGTTTTCTCGTTTTAATAATATCTTTATGTGCATCTTTGTTTTTTGCACATGCGCTTTTTGCTCAGGAAGGCCCTGTTACGGTAGCTCCGGAGCTTGTCACGGGAAGCAGGCTGGCAGAGTCGCTCGATGAGGTTCCGCAGGCAACATACGTGATTACGGCAGACGAGATAGAAAGAAGCGGGGCTAAGAGCTTAAGCGAGGTATTAGACAAAATTCCAGGTATATCCACTTTAAGGAAAAATTCGTGGGCACAAGATGATTCGTTGAGAATGAGGGGCGTTGCGACGGAAATATTGGTATTGGTTGATGGCGTTCCATATTACAACGCAAGCTACGGAGCGGATATGTTCAATGTTGATTTAAGGTCCATACCCTTAGAATCGGTCGAACGGATTGAAGTCGTCAAAGGTGCGGGATCTGCACTTTACGGTTCAATGGCTGCAGCAGGCGTCATCAATATCATTACGAAGACGCCTGACAAATACAAAGCGTCCATATTGGCCGAAGGCGGCAGCAACGACTGGCGCAGGTATTCAGCCTCGGCAGGAATTAAAGGAGATATTTTTGATGTCGGGATTCGCTACAATCACAGAGAAGAAGGCGAAGTGCCTGTTAGATACGATGTTTTTTCTAATAAAATACTAAAAGCACTTGATTACGACGAAGATTCGGCAAGCGTAAATCTTTCTAAGGGCAACTGGCGCTTTGGAGCCGATTTCGGTTCCTACGATTCAAAATGGGAAGCTGGTAACCCCTTAATTGATAAGCAGAAAAATGATTACAAGAGGTTTTATTTGAAGTACGCAGACCTCAGGAATGAAATCGTAGCCTATGCCCATTTCCTTGATAAGGAATATGATCAAGGGGGAACTGAAGTTTTTTATGATGATTTTACTTCTGAAAAAGTAAAAAGATTACTTCCATATGATTACAATGAAGACATTTGGGGGTTAGAGTTTACTCAAAAATCTTCGATTGGAGAGGTGCCGCTTGCCTGGGGAGTTGCCTATCGCTTTGAAAAACTTTCCGCGAATGGTGATGGTTTGATAGTTGATAATGACAAAAAAACTTATTCAATAGACAAATTTTCTTACAAAGGGGAACGATATAATATAGCCCCCTTTGCGCAGTTTTCCTTTGCGTTAGGCGATGTGCTCATGGACATAGGTTTAAGATATGAAAATTGGGATGTTGATGGCGGAAAAGACGAGTCTGAATTTACGCCGAAGATATCTTTTTACAGGCAGGATGACAGTGGAAAGCTGTGGTATTTGACGGCGGGCAAATTTTTTGCCATGCCAAGCTTGTATCAATTGTATGCAAAAGAGGCTATGGTTGAACCCAATCCTAATCTAGTCCCAGAAAAAGGCTATGCATATGATTTAGGTCTCAAAGACCCCAACAATAAATGGAATATAGGTTTATTCTATGTTGAAATAGATGATAAGATAAAATGGGATGATGGTAAATATATTAATTTAGCTGAGTTTCGCTCTTGGGGCATAGAAGGATACTTTGAAAAACCATTTACTTCTAACCTAAAATGGGTTAACGGGATAACCTGGCAAAATGCAGAAGAAAAGCGCACCTCAAATACCCCATGGCAAAAGGGCGGCACGCCGCAACTGGAGCTTTACAGCGAGCTTAATTACGACAGCGGCCCGTGGTTTGGAAGCTTGAGCGCTCATTATTACGGAAAGCGCGAGAAAGATGGATACGATGGCCCGGCAGATGATGATTTCGTAATAGTCGATGCCTTGCTTTCGTACAGCGCGAAGAATGATAAGATTAGCTTGGTTGCCTACAACATTTTCGATAAGGAATATATAGTTGATACTTATGGGTTCATCGGTCCAGAAAGAAGGGTCTATTTGACCTTAGAGCATTTGTTTTAG
- a CDS encoding glycine betaine ABC transporter substrate-binding protein → MVNILKMETKKDPEEVYEIVKREFQDRWNLIWLEPWGFNNTYTLAVKEEFAKKHNIETFSDLAKLADKIVFGCTMEFAERPDGYPGFQKAYGFSFKEVKAMDPGLMYSAIDNDLVQVISAFATDGLLIAHKLKILRDDKNFFPPYYAAPLVNGDVFGKTSGNR, encoded by the coding sequence TTGGTCAACATCCTCAAAATGGAGACGAAAAAGGACCCCGAGGAAGTGTATGAAATAGTCAAGAGGGAGTTTCAAGATAGATGGAACTTGATTTGGCTTGAGCCTTGGGGTTTTAACAATACTTACACCCTTGCCGTTAAGGAAGAATTTGCAAAAAAACACAACATTGAGACCTTTTCCGATCTGGCTAAACTCGCCGACAAAATCGTTTTCGGTTGCACCATGGAATTTGCAGAGAGGCCAGACGGATATCCCGGCTTCCAAAAGGCATATGGCTTTTCTTTTAAAGAAGTGAAAGCAATGGATCCGGGCTTGATGTACTCGGCGATCGACAACGATTTGGTGCAGGTGATAAGTGCCTTTGCGACGGACGGATTGCTCATAGCCCATAAGCTTAAAATCCTAAGGGACGACAAAAATTTCTTCCCTCCCTACTATGCGGCTCCCCTTGTCAACGGCGATGTTTTTGGAAAAACATCCGGAAATCGCTGA
- a CDS encoding zinc ribbon domain-containing protein → MNTYSLVAIEDLYIISDAGWGEFMTMLEYKAEETSSRLVKTNPSGTSQECSKCEMTVSKELSERTHHYAYCGLTLDRDVNAAGIFCRRCWLWKRPKYFPTVGTTESCACGAGLLGPL, encoded by the coding sequence GTGAACACTTACAGCCTGGTTGCCATAGAAGATCTGTACATAATTTCTGACGCTGGTTGGGGTGAGTTCATGACCATGCTTGAGTACAAAGCGGAAGAAACCAGTAGCAGGCTGGTCAAAACGAACCCTTCCGGCACTTCGCAGGAATGCAGTAAGTGTGAGATGACCGTGTCTAAAGAATTATCCGAGCGGACTCACCATTATGCTTATTGTGGGTTGACTCTAGACAGGGATGTAAACGCTGCCGGAATATTTTGTAGAAGGTGTTGGCTCTGGAAGCGGCCTAAATACTTTCCTACCGTGGGAACCACGGAAAGTTGCGCCTGTGGAGCTGGTCTATTAGGGCCACTATGA
- a CDS encoding type II toxin-antitoxin system RelE family toxin, giving the protein MSYEVRLSREAVKTLDRMDSKTEKRIRSRLHELSDDPLDPRLSKPLTDMEGLRSSRVGGWRILYTIDNSANAVIVIAVRPRGQAYRNLHR; this is encoded by the coding sequence GTGAGCTATGAAGTAAGGCTCTCCCGTGAAGCCGTAAAAACTCTGGATCGCATGGACTCTAAAACCGAAAAACGTATCCGCAGTCGGCTGCACGAACTGTCCGATGATCCGCTCGATCCGCGGTTAAGCAAGCCGTTGACGGATATGGAAGGACTGCGTTCGTCCCGCGTGGGCGGGTGGCGAATACTTTATACAATAGATAACTCCGCTAATGCGGTAATTGTAATAGCCGTGCGACCGCGCGGGCAGGCTTACAGGAATCTACACAGGTAG
- a CDS encoding ParA family protein yields MDGAMRLSVVVKHLSDRYPLILVDTPPNLGLFTQNALVAADGVLVPISLSKHAIMGIQNLMSIIATARRFRTSRLPALLGYLIVGLDRRYNLHQSLEVVVRQTFGSDVFDAVIPTQAKVAENISKRRNILHSLTLQQKDEWFSFLKELFERAERTIFAEKKAV; encoded by the coding sequence ATGGACGGAGCCATGAGACTCTCCGTCGTCGTAAAACACCTGTCCGACAGGTATCCCCTGATACTCGTGGACACCCCGCCCAATCTGGGACTTTTCACGCAGAACGCCCTTGTGGCCGCCGACGGGGTGCTCGTGCCCATATCCCTGAGCAAGCATGCCATCATGGGGATACAGAACCTGATGAGCATAATCGCCACGGCACGCCGTTTCAGGACGTCTCGCCTGCCCGCCCTTCTGGGATATCTCATCGTCGGTCTTGACAGAAGGTACAACCTGCACCAGTCCCTTGAAGTGGTCGTCAGGCAGACCTTCGGGTCCGACGTGTTCGACGCCGTCATACCTACGCAGGCTAAGGTCGCCGAAAACATCAGCAAAAGGAGAAACATACTGCACAGCCTTACCCTGCAGCAGAAGGACGAGTGGTTTTCCTTCCTGAAGGAGCTTTTCGAAAGGGCGGAAAGGACGATCTTTGCCGAAAAGAAGGCGGTCTAA
- a CDS encoding helix-turn-helix domain-containing protein, whose amino-acid sequence MEKLLTPKDAAEILSLSPVTIKKWLWQGKLKGIKVGSVWRIKESDLKAFLRTGNDDEEKLSRDDLEAVKRGLEDIKAGRYVTLEEYEQDKRP is encoded by the coding sequence ATGGAAAAGCTGCTTACACCCAAGGATGCGGCCGAAATCCTTTCGCTTTCGCCTGTGACGATAAAAAAATGGCTTTGGCAGGGAAAATTAAAAGGAATCAAAGTGGGCAGCGTATGGCGGATCAAAGAAAGCGATCTAAAGGCATTTCTAAGGACAGGCAATGACGATGAAGAGAAGTTGAGCAGGGATGACCTGGAAGCTGTAAAACGCGGCCTGGAAGACATCAAAGCCGGCAGGTACGTAACACTGGAAGAGTACGAGCAAGATAAAAGGCCGTGA
- a CDS encoding RNA-guided endonuclease InsQ/TnpB family protein, which translates to MKLLKIGLMKVKLYREISGIVKTLIIKQDAAGRWWAIFAVEIKLTQSQTNNGSVIGLNAGLEKFAALSDGSIIENPRYLRRTEKRLKHAQRVLSRKEKGSHNWKKARQKLAKLYTNIHSQRRDFPHK; encoded by the coding sequence CTGAAACTATTAAAAATCGGCCTGATGAAGGTAAAACTGTACCGGGAAATATCCGGTATCGTCAAGACCCTAATCATCAAACAGGATGCTGCGGGCAGGTGGTGGGCTATTTTTGCTGTAGAAATAAAACTAACCCAATCACAGACTAATAACGGATCTGTCATAGGTCTTAATGCTGGTCTAGAAAAGTTTGCAGCCCTTTCTGATGGTAGTATCATCGAAAATCCTAGGTACCTTAGAAGAACGGAAAAACGCCTAAAACATGCCCAACGTGTCCTTTCCCGCAAGGAGAAGGGTTCCCACAATTGGAAAAAGGCCAGACAAAAGCTGGCGAAGCTATACACTAACATCCATAGCCAGCGAAGGGACTTTCCACACAAGTAA
- a CDS encoding DNA polymerase, whose protein sequence is MNRNPVNEFREYVNNAVNHSDQGTGADMLKEALTRLHRETDYRIILPVHDEILLEVPEDEAQQAKEVLKTIMLDVERKYVTVVPAEAEAKIGPTWADAH, encoded by the coding sequence ATGAACCGGAATCCCGTAAATGAATTTAGGGAGTACGTCAATAACGCCGTGAATCACTCCGATCAGGGAACCGGTGCAGATATGCTGAAGGAAGCACTAACGCGCCTGCACCGGGAGACCGACTATAGGATCATTCTGCCGGTGCATGACGAAATTCTGCTCGAAGTTCCCGAAGATGAAGCGCAGCAGGCAAAGGAAGTTCTAAAAACCATTATGCTTGACGTGGAACGCAAGTATGTGACCGTCGTGCCTGCGGAAGCCGAAGCAAAGATAGGCCCTACATGGGCTGATGCTCATTAA
- a CDS encoding glycine betaine ABC transporter substrate-binding protein, protein MANSITDEDMQKLNYQVDGEGKDPAKVTREFLKERGLIR, encoded by the coding sequence TTGGCAAATTCCATAACCGATGAGGACATGCAGAAGCTGAACTACCAGGTCGATGGCGAGGGCAAGGACCCTGCCAAAGTTACTAGGGAATTTCTGAAGGAAAGAGGGCTGATTCGGTAA